A section of the Myxocyprinus asiaticus isolate MX2 ecotype Aquarium Trade chromosome 40, UBuf_Myxa_2, whole genome shotgun sequence genome encodes:
- the LOC127430758 gene encoding uncharacterized protein LOC127430758, which produces MTSTTVGSGVWRLHAVLDESDPDSSPEAPQQFKKMRSSSSLNSLRMSLRKRLPLKPVQSNVNISENPTWESLQMNQKDSAVRKMTRSAKNSIGNVYQRFQRSRQSHQECLVMTPGRMSDGEYDCTGTSQTPKRSAACTMNTPRRTPRSASKRTPRGTHTPKAGVSSVWTVKTRGTRRQLVRMAALKSPFASPNTMNRRRQFDEDLDCVSKGLRRLKRLSRAFDDAIGRDDRVQAMEHYKTVMTMGYSSTKSNLSRGLNRASIRNQTQRMQQAVSSWTDVALSNIRKAC; this is translated from the exons ATGACGTCCACTACTGTCGGGAGCGGGGTCTGGAGGTTGCATGCTGTCCTCGATGAGTCTGATCCTGACAGCTCGCCCGAAGCACCGCAGCAGTTTAAGAAGATGCGCTCCTCCAGCTCACTGAATTCACTCAGAATGTCTCTGCGCAAACGACTCCCCTTGAAACCAGTACAGTCTAATGTCAACATCTCCGAGAATCCCACCTGGGAGTCTCTTCAGATGAACCAAAAGGACAGCGCTGTCCGCAAAATGACCCGCAGTGCAAAAAACTCAATTGGGAACGTCTATCAG AGGTTTCAACGGAGCAGACAGTCACATCAAGAGTGTCTGGTGATGACACCTGGTAGAATGTCTGATGGGGAGTATGATTGCACTGGGACATCACAGACTCCGAAGCGATCAGCTGCCTGTACTATGAACACCCCCAGGCGAACTCCAAGGTCAGCCAGCAAGCGAACTCCTCGGGGGACCCATACGCCAAAGGCCGGTGTCTCTTCTGTTTGGACAGTGAAGACCAGGGGCACCAGGAGGCAGCTGGTACGCATGGCAGCACTGAAAAGCCCTTTTGCCTCACCCAACACTATGAACCGCAGGAG GCAGTTTGATGAGGATCTGGATTGTGTGTCTAAAGGCCTCCGGAGGCTGAAGCGTCTCTCTCGAGCTTTTGATGATGCTATTGGGAGAGATGACCG GGTCCAGGCCATGGAACACTACAAAACAGTTATGACTATGGGCTACAGCTCCACCAAGAGCAATCTTTCCAGAGGACTGAACAGGGCTTCCATCCGAAATCAGACCCAACGCATGCAGCAGGCAGTGAGCAGCTGGACTGATGTAGCCCTGTCAAACATCCGCAAAGCCTGTTAA